The Corallococcus caeni genome includes a region encoding these proteins:
- a CDS encoding sensor histidine kinase: MGETPGSNEAAPGLALLPRQGTPRLLGPLLLDYLGLEALPPAPGVAGIDGLMAAAGFRRREGERNLWEREDRTLLVGEEPLEDGGRLVWALPVPWSAGQATSQASLTGERVADRVRYLSLASHDLRGSLANIRSYAALLLNGRIPLEPKAQRGLETILRNADRALSFAQDFFDSSRADLGALACERERQPLLPILDAAVERTRAAASAASVGLVLDELPELPDVQVDAGRIQHAVEAFVHHLLGRAQPGESLHVRAARLGHQVRVEVRRDGAAVPEEDITAVFQCEERAFRERKLEDPLRVFLARQEVEAHGGQVGAQADVGGTTLFLTLPVSLEEEVGHPAGWQA; encoded by the coding sequence ATGGGGGAGACACCTGGGAGCAACGAGGCGGCGCCGGGGCTCGCGCTGCTGCCCCGCCAGGGGACGCCACGCCTGCTCGGTCCCCTGCTGCTGGACTACCTGGGGCTGGAGGCCCTGCCGCCCGCTCCGGGCGTGGCGGGCATTGACGGGCTGATGGCCGCCGCGGGCTTCCGCCGGCGCGAAGGCGAGCGGAACCTGTGGGAGCGCGAGGACCGCACCCTGCTGGTGGGCGAGGAGCCGCTGGAGGACGGCGGACGGCTGGTGTGGGCGCTGCCAGTGCCCTGGAGCGCGGGGCAGGCCACGTCCCAGGCGTCCCTGACGGGCGAGCGCGTGGCGGACCGCGTGCGCTACCTGTCGCTCGCGTCGCATGACCTGCGCGGGTCGCTGGCCAACATCCGCTCGTACGCGGCGCTGCTGCTCAACGGGCGCATCCCGCTGGAGCCCAAGGCGCAGCGCGGGCTGGAGACCATCCTGCGCAACGCGGACCGGGCGCTCTCCTTCGCCCAGGACTTCTTCGACTCCAGCCGCGCGGACCTGGGCGCGCTCGCGTGTGAGCGCGAGCGCCAGCCGCTCCTGCCCATCCTGGACGCCGCGGTGGAGCGCACGCGGGCCGCCGCCTCCGCCGCCAGCGTGGGGCTGGTGCTGGACGAGCTGCCGGAGCTGCCCGACGTGCAGGTGGACGCGGGCCGCATCCAGCACGCGGTGGAGGCCTTCGTGCACCACCTGCTGGGCCGCGCGCAGCCCGGTGAGTCGCTCCACGTGCGCGCCGCGCGGCTGGGACATCAGGTGCGGGTGGAGGTGCGCCGCGACGGCGCGGCCGTTCCGGAAGAGGACATCACCGCCGTCTTCCAGTGCGAGGAGCGCGCCTTCCGCGAGCGCAAGCTGGAGGATCCGCTGCGCGTCTTCCTGGCCCGGCAGGAGGTGGAGGCGCATGGCGGCCAGGTCGGTGCCCAGGCGGACGTGGGCGGCACCACCCTCTTCCTCACGCTGCCGGTGTCATTGGAGGAAGAAGTCGGGCATCCAGCGGGCTGGCAGGCGTGA
- a CDS encoding twin-arginine translocase TatA/TatE family subunit, translating to MGLKLPEILLIFAALLLLFGGSRLPQLGSSLGSALRNFKRGFSSDDDKDDASDKKPGTLSASTSVDKDVAAKSPSHHA from the coding sequence ATGGGTTTGAAGCTTCCTGAGATTCTTCTGATTTTCGCGGCGCTGCTGCTGCTGTTCGGCGGCTCGCGGTTGCCGCAGCTGGGCTCGTCCCTGGGCAGCGCGCTGCGCAACTTCAAGCGCGGCTTCTCCAGCGACGACGACAAGGACGACGCCAGCGACAAGAAGCCCGGCACGCTGTCCGCGTCCACCAGCGTGGACAAGGACGTCGCCGCCAAGTCGCCCAGCCACCACGCCTGA